The Pyxidicoccus sp. MSG2 DNA segment CCACGCGCCTCTTCCTGGATGCGAAGGTCCGCCAGCAGGCGCGCGCACTCGAGTCGCTCGCCCTGCCACCGGGACCATCCATTGCCGCGCCCGCGCTCACGGTGACACACCTGGCACCGGGTCAGCCCTGAGCGAGCCCTCCGAGGGGAGTCAGTACTCCGCACCCACCGGGGCCCCTTCGCCGTCACCTCCCAGCGGCGGCAGCGCGGCCAGGTCCCACCGCTGACCGGACTCCCACGACACGTTGCCGGACGTGCCCCAGCCCGCGCGCATCGCCTCGCGCCCCTGGTACTCCAGCCAGAAGACGGACTCCTGCGCCCGGGCCGCCTGGTCCAGGCAGGCAATGCGCGTGGCCGGCCGGCCCGGCCCCTCCAACGTCACCGCGAAGGCCTTGTGCGAGTGCCCACACAGCACCCACCGCGGATGCACCGTGTCCACCAGCCGCCGCGTCACCGGATTGCCAATCCAATACGAGGGCAGCGGCCTCGGCGGCATCGGGTTCTCCTCGCGCGCCCGCTGGACGATGCCTCGCGGCCACTCGTGGACCAGCAGCAGGTCCACGTCTCGCAGCGCGGACACCTGCTCCACCTCCGCCGTGCGGAAGTAGCCGGCCTGCTTCATCGTGTCCTGGGTGGTGGGCCGCTTCAGCGGCTGCTCGATGAAGCGTGGCGCGTGGATGCCCGACAGGTACCCCACCCGCAAGCCGAGCAGCTCCCGAAGGCCCGCGCGCCCCAGGTAGCAGACGCCCGGGGCCAGCTCGCCGCCGCCCTGCAGGTCATGCAGCGCCTCGAAGTCCTCGTTGTTCCCGCCGATGAAGTACAGCGGCCGCTTCACCCGGCGCACCCCGTCCGCGTACTCCGCGAACTCCGCCGGCATGGTGCGCTTGGCCGCCTTGCGCCGGTGGTCGTCCGCGCGGCGGAAGGCCTCCACGTCCCCCACCGCCAGCACCAGGTCCACGCGGCGACCACGCGCCTGCTCCAGCGCGTCCAGCCACGTCTCCACGCGGTGGAAGCGCCCGTGGATGTCACCCAGGGCGGCGACGAGAAGGGATTCCGGCATCTCGCCCGGAAGGCTGCACGCGCCTGCCCCGCCCTGTCGAGTCATCTTTGTCACGTGGGGGTCAATGGCTGACAGATAGCCCTCACACACGGGCTGGAGAAACGACGGGGGCGCCCCCACCTCGCGGTGGGAGCGCCCCGGACACAGTCAGGACTTCCGGTGTGGGCTAGTTGCAACCCAGCGGGTACGTCACCTCCACCATGGAGCCGGGCGCGGGGGCCGCGTCGCGCTCGAAGAGGATGGAGTTGGTGTCGGCGTCATACTCCCAGCCGTCCGTCACCTTCACGCCATCCACCTCGACGACGATGCGCTCCGGGTCCGCCGGCACCTCGGTCAACGTGAAGCGGCGGTTCGGACCGAAGGCGCTGTTGGAGAGCTTCTCCAGGGACGCGGCCCAGTTGGGCGTGCAGATGCTCTCCACCGCGCCACCCGTGGCCCGGGCCAGCTGGATGTAGCGGCTGCCGGAGCTGCTGGAGGTGGGGCAGGTGCCCAGGTCCGTCGGCCCGACGATGGCGTTGATGCTCAGCCGCGTCTTGTCATTGCCCTTCAGCGCCAGGAAGTACGTCTCGTAGAAGGACACCGGCTGCGAGCTGAAGTCCTCCTCGTCCGACAGGAAGATGATGGCCAGCTTCGCGTCCTCGCGCAGGAAGCCGCCGTTGCCGTCATTGGCCAGCGGGGTGCGCGGGTCGTCCTGCTGGTAGAGCAGCGGGTCCGACAGCGCGCGGTGCGCCGCGTCCAGGCCCTGCTCGTTCCAATGGCACACGCCCACCCGGGTGTTGCTGGCGAAGACGCCCGCCGCGTTGGGCGTGGCCGGGGTGATGATGCGCGGCCGCGAGCCATCCACCGGGAACAGGCGGCCATTCTCACCGCCCTGCGCGCCGCCCGGGCACTCGGACCAGCCGCCCGGAGACGGGTCCAGGCCCGTGGTGGTGACGCCGATGCGGTAGTCCACCGCCGCCTGGTTCGCCGCGCTCAGGAAGGCCGCGAAGTTCTGCCCCAGGCTCTGCTGCTCCTCCATCATGGAGCCGGAGTTATCCACCACGAAGAGCACGTCCACCTTCGCCTCGGACTCCTGGAAGAAGCGGTCCGTCTGCTCCGCCTTCGTCACCCCGCGGCCGACGAGGCCCGCGGTGAAGACGGACCCGTCATCCAGCGTGAAGCGCAGCGCCGCCGTGTCGTCGCCATCATCCTGCGGCGTGTAGGTGGCGAGCACCTGCACCCGGCCGCCCCTGGGCAGCGTGTGGGGGAAGGGCGTCAGGGACGCCGCGCTGAACTCATTGCCCACCTGCTCCAGCGCCAAGCCGGTCAGCTGCACCTGGCCGAGGCAGTTGTTGATGGCGAGCACCTCGCGGACGCGGGGCCCGCAGGACAGCTTGGTGATGCCGAAGTCCACCGTGGTGGGCTGCACCGCGAAGCAGTGCTTCACGCCCTCGCCGGAGACCTGCACCAGCGGGTGGCCCAGCGTCGGGTGGTTCACCCACGCCTCGGCCATGCCGGAGAAGAGGCCCTCCGACTCCGGCTTGAAGCTCACCACCAGCGTCGCCTTCTGCCCCGGCTCCAGCACGCGGTTCTCCACGTCCAGCGAGCTGAAGGCCTCGTCCGAGCCCGGCGACAACTGCATGGAGGCCAGGTAGCACGCCTCCGTGCCGGTGTTGCGCACCGACACGCCCAGCGCCACCGACGCGCCCACCGGCACCTTCCCGAAGCTGAGCGTCTGGGGCACGTCGTACTGGCAGGGCTTGAAGACGCGGCCCTGGCCCGACAGCGACACCGCCTCCGTGGCGGAGGTGGCGCTGGTGCGCACCGTCACCGCGAGCTGCCCGGCGCTGGCCGCCGTCAGGCCCACGCGCGGGCTGAACGTCACACCGACCTTCGCCGTCTCACCGGCCGGCACCGTCACACTCGCGGGCGCCTGGGCCAGCGTGAAGTAGCCGCCCTGCGACGTGTCGAGCTGCAGGTTGCTCACCAGCACGTTCTCCCGGCAGCGGTTGATGACCTGCACCTCGCGCGTGGCCGTCATGCCCTCGGCCACCACGCCGAAGTCCACCTTGCGCGGGAGCACCGTGACACACGAGGCGCCGCCCTCTCCCGCCAGCGACACCTTGGGGCCCGGCGCGCTCGAGCCCTGCTCACGCACGCCAACCTCCACCCGGCCGTCGCGCACGCGCCCCAGCGCCACCGGCGTGAAGGCCACGCGCAGCTCCACCGTCGCGCCCGCCGGCAGCACCCCACCGGCCACCACCGGCTCGCTCACCACCTTGAAGACGCCGCCCGGGTTGTCCAGAAGCTGCACCCCCGAGTAGCTCAGCGCCACCGTGCCCTGGTTGCGCACCGTAATCGACTGCTCCGCCGTGGCCCCCAGCGCCACCCGGCCGAAGTCCAGGCGCAGCGGCGTCACCTCCAGCTTGGAGGCGATGCCCAGCCCGTGCAGCGGAATCACCGCGGGCTCGCAGCCCTCGCACACCACCACGTGCAGCGCGGCCTCCGCCGAGCCCAGGCGGCCCGGCGCGAAGGCCACCGGCACCACGCGCTCCTCGCCCGCGGCCAGCGTCGGGGCCTGGCCCTTCCCGGCGGTGAACTGGTCCGCGTCCGTGCCCTGGATGGACAGCACCAGCGGGCTCTCCACGTCGGAGGGATTGCGCACCGTCACCTCGCGCATCTCCACCATGCCCATGGCCACGTTGCCGAAGTCGAGCGCCGTCTCCGGCACCTCGACGAAGGCCTTCACGCCGCGGCCGTTGACGGGCACCAGCCCTTCCGACTCGGCGTCGCTGAGGATTTCCACCATGCCCTGCACCACGCCCTCCACCTGCGGCGTGAAGCGGACTTCAATCTCCTGCTCGCCGCCGGCGTTCAGGACGAAGGGCTCGAAGGGGGGAACCTCCACGTTGGGCACGGTGGAGACAGCGCCCTCCACGCGGTACGAGGCGCGCCCCCCGTTGGCGATCTTCAGCTTGAAGACCTTGGTGCGTCCCAGCGCCGAGGGGCCAAACTCAATCGTCTCCGGGCGAACCAGGAAGGCGCTCTTCGCCTTCTGCGACGACGGCCGCTCACAGCCAACACCCACCAGCAACGCCGCCGCCACCCACGCCACCCACAGCGCCCTGCTCATAACGACCTCCCGCCACGCCCGGGGACCACGAATTTCGCGAACCGCGGTGATCCACGGCCCTGGCGGTGGGCCCTCTGCAACCCGGGTGCCCACGCCTCCACGGGGGAAGACGTCGGCAGGCCGACGCGGCAAACCTCTGGCCTCTATGGGAAAGGACTGGCACCGCGCGTGGAACAACATTTCCCATTCGGGCTGAAGGACTGGAATTCCTTCAGGAAGCGCGGTTACCACACGGACGAATCCGACGGACGGGAGGGGCTGCCGGGTTCAGCGGGCGACGTTTCAGACCGTGGGACGGGATGCCGGTGCCAACAGCCGTCCCACCACGCCGGTGCCCCACAACACGCCGCCCACGCACACCAGCGCGCCGGTGACGGCGAGCGGCGACACGGGCTCGCTCAACAGCAGCGCGCCCATCACCCACGAGAAGGCCGGCGTGAGCTGCGTGGCCACGCCGCCCGCCACCGCGGTGACGTAGCCAAAGGCATACGTGAAGGTCATCTGCGCCGCGACGGACGTCAGCCCCACGCCCAGCAGCGGCAGCACCACGTCCCACCCCAGCGGCCGCCAGTCCTGCACCGCGAAGGGCAGGCTGAACAGGAGGCCGAAGAGACAGAAGGAGAAGAAGACGGTGGCCGAGTCCGTGTCGTGCCGCAGCGCGCGCACCACCACCACCGCCGCGCCGCCCAGCACCGCCGAGCCCATGCCCGCCCACGCCCCCAGGCCCAGCGACAGCGACGCGCCGCCCGCCATGCTGCTCCACATCACCAGGCCCGCCCCCAGCGTGGTGAGCGCCAGCCCGCCCAGCAGCGGCCCGGTGACTCGCTCGCCCAGGAAGAGCCAGCCGATGATGGCCGCGTAGATGGGCCAGCACGCGTTGAGCATCACCGCCGGCCCCACCGTCATCCGGTCGATGGCGATGAAGTACAGGTAGACGGCCGCGCCGCCGAAGACGCCGCGCAGCGCCCACAGGGACAGGCGCCCGTAGCGCGGCTTGCGCCCCAGGGCGGGGAAATAGATGGCCAGGAACACCAGCCCGATGAGGAAGCGGCCGGACGCCACCTGCCCGGGGGACAGCCGGCCCGCCAGCAGCCGCGTGCACAGCGCCATCACCGCGAAGAGGAAGCTCGAGAAGACGAGCAGGGGGGTGCCGCGGTAGCGCTCGGGGAGGACCCAGCCGTTCATGGACGGGCGCACCCTACAGGGAAACCCATGGGGCGGCAGCCTGCCCTGCCGGCCCTGCCCGCCCGGCCGGGGACCTGGCACATGTGGGATGTGCGTTGAAACCCGGCGCGTTGGCCGTCATTCACTCCACCCGTGCGAGTTTCCCCGCACCGGAACACCCATTCAGTGGTAAACGCCCGCCCATCATGTCCGAGCCCGACGTCATCTCCCTCCGAGGCGCCAAGGAGCACAACCTCAAGAACGTCTCCCTGGACATCCCCAAGAAGAAGCTCGTCGTCTTCACGGGGGTCTCGGGGTCCGGCAAGAGCTCGCTCGCCTTCGACACGCTCTACGCGGAAGGCCAGCGTCGCTACGTGGAGAGCCTCTCCGCCTATGCCCGGCAGTTCCTCGGGCAGATGGAGAAGCCGAAGTACGACACCATCCGCGGCCTGTCGCCCACCATCTCCATCGAGCAGAAGGCGGCCAGCAACAACCCGCGCTCCACGGTGGGCACCGTCACCGAGGTGCACGACTACCTGCGCGTGCTCTACGCCTCCATCGGCGTGCAGCACTGCCCCCACTGCGGGCGCAAGGTGGGCAAGCAGAGCGCACAGCAGATTGTCGACGAAATCCTGAAGATGCCCGCGGGCAGCAAGATTCAGGTGCTCGCGCCGCTCGTCACCAACCGCAAGGGCGAGCACAAGGATTTGCTCACCGAGGCGCAGAAGCGCGGCTTCTCCCGCGCGCGCATCGACGGGGCGCTGAAGAGCCTGGAGGAGCGCATCGAGCTGGACAAGAAGTCCAAGCACGACATCGCGCTCGTCATCGACCGGCTGGTGCTCAAGCCCGACCTCAAGACGCGCCTCACCGACTCCGTGGAGACGGCGCTGCGCGAGGGCAAGGGCACCCTCATCGTCACCGACGAGAAGGGCACCCCGGCCTCGGACCGCGTCATGTCCGAGCTGAACGCGTGCCCCACCTGCGGCCTGTCCTTCGGAGATTTGACGCCCGCGTCCTTCTCCTTCAACAACCCGCTGGGCATGTGCACGGACTGCAACGGCCTGGGCACCAAGCCGGAGATGGACCCGGACCTCATCGTCCCGGACCCGTCCCGCAGCATCCGCGATGGCGCGATTGAACCGTGGGCCACCGGCATGAATCGCGGCGAGGGCTGGACGGCGGACTTCGTGGAGAGCCTGGCCAAGGCGTTCAAGATTGATCTGGACGTGCCCTACGCGAAGCTGTCCAAGCGCGAGCAGACCACGCTGATGTACGGCTCCAACGGCAAGAGCTTCACCGTCGAGTGGGGCGAGGGCGGCCAGTACAAGATGGAGTGGGAGGGCCTGGTCGAGCGCATGATGCGCAACTTCAAGACCACCACCTCCGAGGCCCGCCGCACCGAGCTGCAGAAGTACTTCAGCAGCAAGCCCTGCCCGTCGTGCAAGGGCGAGCGCCTGAAGCCGGAGAGCCGCGCGGTGAAGGTCCACGGCCAGTCGATTGTGCAATTGAGCCGGCTGACCATCTCCGACGCGCTGGGCTTCCTCGGGGAGATGGGCCTGTCCGCGCACGAGCGGAAGATCGCCACCGAGCTGTTGAAGGAGATTCGCAGCCGCCTGTCCTTCCTGGTGGACGTGGGCCTGGGCTACCTGATGCTGGACCGCACCGCGTCCACGCTGTCCGGCGGCGAGAGCCAGCGCATCCGGCTGGCGTCGCAGATGGGCAGCGAGCTGACGGGCGTCATCTACATCCTCGACGAGCCCTCCATCGGCCTGCACCAGCGCGACAACGGCAAGCTGCTGACCACGCTCAAGCGCCTGCGCGACCTGGGCAACTCCGTCCTCGTGGTGGAGCACGACGAGGAGACGATGGAGGAGGCGGACTGGCTGGTGGACTTCGGCCCCGGCGCGGGTGA contains these protein-coding regions:
- a CDS encoding metallophosphoesterase family protein, with amino-acid sequence MPESLLVAALGDIHGRFHRVETWLDALEQARGRRVDLVLAVGDVEAFRRADDHRRKAAKRTMPAEFAEYADGVRRVKRPLYFIGGNNEDFEALHDLQGGGELAPGVCYLGRAGLRELLGLRVGYLSGIHAPRFIEQPLKRPTTQDTMKQAGYFRTAEVEQVSALRDVDLLLVHEWPRGIVQRAREENPMPPRPLPSYWIGNPVTRRLVDTVHPRWVLCGHSHKAFAVTLEGPGRPATRIACLDQAARAQESVFWLEYQGREAMRAGWGTSGNVSWESGQRWDLAALPPLGGDGEGAPVGAEY
- a CDS encoding choice-of-anchor D domain-containing protein, with amino-acid sequence MSRALWVAWVAAALLVGVGCERPSSQKAKSAFLVRPETIEFGPSALGRTKVFKLKIANGGRASYRVEGAVSTVPNVEVPPFEPFVLNAGGEQEIEVRFTPQVEGVVQGMVEILSDAESEGLVPVNGRGVKAFVEVPETALDFGNVAMGMVEMREVTVRNPSDVESPLVLSIQGTDADQFTAGKGQAPTLAAGEERVVPVAFAPGRLGSAEAALHVVVCEGCEPAVIPLHGLGIASKLEVTPLRLDFGRVALGATAEQSITVRNQGTVALSYSGVQLLDNPGGVFKVVSEPVVAGGVLPAGATVELRVAFTPVALGRVRDGRVEVGVREQGSSAPGPKVSLAGEGGASCVTVLPRKVDFGVVAEGMTATREVQVINRCRENVLVSNLQLDTSQGGYFTLAQAPASVTVPAGETAKVGVTFSPRVGLTAASAGQLAVTVRTSATSATEAVSLSGQGRVFKPCQYDVPQTLSFGKVPVGASVALGVSVRNTGTEACYLASMQLSPGSDEAFSSLDVENRVLEPGQKATLVVSFKPESEGLFSGMAEAWVNHPTLGHPLVQVSGEGVKHCFAVQPTTVDFGITKLSCGPRVREVLAINNCLGQVQLTGLALEQVGNEFSAASLTPFPHTLPRGGRVQVLATYTPQDDGDDTAALRFTLDDGSVFTAGLVGRGVTKAEQTDRFFQESEAKVDVLFVVDNSGSMMEEQQSLGQNFAAFLSAANQAAVDYRIGVTTTGLDPSPGGWSECPGGAQGGENGRLFPVDGSRPRIITPATPNAAGVFASNTRVGVCHWNEQGLDAAHRALSDPLLYQQDDPRTPLANDGNGGFLREDAKLAIIFLSDEEDFSSQPVSFYETYFLALKGNDKTRLSINAIVGPTDLGTCPTSSSSGSRYIQLARATGGAVESICTPNWAASLEKLSNSAFGPNRRFTLTEVPADPERIVVEVDGVKVTDGWEYDADTNSILFERDAAPAPGSMVEVTYPLGCN
- a CDS encoding DMT family transporter, producing the protein MNGWVLPERYRGTPLLVFSSFLFAVMALCTRLLAGRLSPGQVASGRFLIGLVFLAIYFPALGRKPRYGRLSLWALRGVFGGAAVYLYFIAIDRMTVGPAVMLNACWPIYAAIIGWLFLGERVTGPLLGGLALTTLGAGLVMWSSMAGGASLSLGLGAWAGMGSAVLGGAAVVVVRALRHDTDSATVFFSFCLFGLLFSLPFAVQDWRPLGWDVVLPLLGVGLTSVAAQMTFTYAFGYVTAVAGGVATQLTPAFSWVMGALLLSEPVSPLAVTGALVCVGGVLWGTGVVGRLLAPASRPTV
- the uvrA gene encoding excinuclease ABC subunit UvrA, translating into MSEPDVISLRGAKEHNLKNVSLDIPKKKLVVFTGVSGSGKSSLAFDTLYAEGQRRYVESLSAYARQFLGQMEKPKYDTIRGLSPTISIEQKAASNNPRSTVGTVTEVHDYLRVLYASIGVQHCPHCGRKVGKQSAQQIVDEILKMPAGSKIQVLAPLVTNRKGEHKDLLTEAQKRGFSRARIDGALKSLEERIELDKKSKHDIALVIDRLVLKPDLKTRLTDSVETALREGKGTLIVTDEKGTPASDRVMSELNACPTCGLSFGDLTPASFSFNNPLGMCTDCNGLGTKPEMDPDLIVPDPSRSIRDGAIEPWATGMNRGEGWTADFVESLAKAFKIDLDVPYAKLSKREQTTLMYGSNGKSFTVEWGEGGQYKMEWEGLVERMMRNFKTTTSEARRTELQKYFSSKPCPSCKGERLKPESRAVKVHGQSIVQLSRLTISDALGFLGEMGLSAHERKIATELLKEIRSRLSFLVDVGLGYLMLDRTASTLSGGESQRIRLASQMGSELTGVIYILDEPSIGLHQRDNGKLLTTLKRLRDLGNSVLVVEHDEETMEEADWLVDFGPGAGELGGQVVAQGTPAQVMANEDSETGAYLSGRKEIEIPQQRRKPDPKRKLVIQGATENNLKNVDAEIPLGVFSAITGVSGAGKSTLINEILYPALARHLYESRESPGKHKSIQGFEHLDKVIDIDQRPIGRTPRSNPATYTKLFDNIREVFAMTPEARAFGYGPGRFSFNIKGGRCESCEGDGVKLVEMHFLADVYVPCEVCAGKRFNEATLRVRYKGKNIAEVLDMSVREAMEHFGAHKDIMRVLQTLHDVGLSYIRLGQPSPTLSGGEAQRIKLARELARVATGRTLYILDEPTTGLHFEDIRKLLSVLNRLVEAGNSVLVIEHNLDVIKSADWVIDLGPEGGAGGGRILATGTPEQVARVEGSHTGRYLGHVLTKARRARVGQRVDGPAVELQEAS